Proteins encoded by one window of Vampirovibrionales bacterium:
- a CDS encoding type 1 glutamine amidotransferase, which translates to MNASFPPPGDLTEKRALILAAPDFEDSELLYPRLRLIEAGVQTRVAGLGERSYRGKHGLLVDVDANVEDVVVGHWDLVVIPGGWAPDRLRMSETVLNIVRRAVSANNHVAAICHGGWVLASAGVAQDRMVTSYRSIKDDMTNAGGRWVDEAVVVDGPLITSRTPDDLPAFCRAMLAALAAPPLS; encoded by the coding sequence ATGAACGCGTCCTTCCCACCGCCCGGCGATTTAACGGAAAAACGCGCCCTGATTCTCGCAGCGCCGGATTTTGAAGATTCTGAACTGCTGTATCCGCGTCTGCGTCTAATCGAGGCGGGCGTGCAAACGCGCGTGGCCGGTCTGGGCGAACGTTCGTACCGGGGCAAACACGGCTTGCTCGTCGATGTGGACGCCAATGTGGAAGATGTCGTGGTCGGTCACTGGGATCTCGTCGTCATCCCCGGCGGATGGGCCCCGGATCGCCTGCGCATGAGCGAAACGGTCCTCAATATCGTGCGGCGCGCCGTTTCCGCCAATAATCATGTGGCGGCCATTTGCCATGGCGGCTGGGTGCTGGCCTCGGCAGGCGTGGCCCAGGACCGTATGGTCACCAGCTATCGCTCGATTAAAGATGACATGACCAATGCGGGCGGGCGCTGGGTGGACGAAGCCGTCGTCGTCGACGGTCCGCTGATTACCTCTCGCACCCCTGACGACTTGCCCGCCTTCTGCCGCGCGATGCTGGCCGCCCTGGCCGCGCCGCCTCTGTCATGA
- a CDS encoding low molecular weight phosphotyrosine protein phosphatase has translation MSASADPTLSVLFVCTGNICRSPSAEGVFRALLVKRHLDGRIRVDSAATDDYHVGSAPDPRSVEAAARRGYDLRGQRARLVTPGDIEAFDYILAMDSGHRRRLRQMAPEALRPRIGMFLEYAPDLRLTDVPDPYYGGEAGFERVLDMLESASEGFLEYLLTAYPDRLIAR, from the coding sequence ATGAGCGCCTCTGCTGACCCGACGCTCTCGGTTCTGTTCGTGTGCACGGGCAATATCTGCCGATCGCCGTCGGCTGAAGGCGTGTTTCGCGCCTTACTGGTCAAGCGTCATCTCGATGGGCGGATTCGCGTCGATTCCGCCGCCACCGACGACTACCACGTGGGCTCTGCGCCCGATCCGCGCTCGGTGGAAGCCGCCGCGCGCCGGGGCTACGACTTGCGCGGCCAGCGCGCGCGTCTGGTAACGCCGGGCGATATCGAAGCCTTCGATTACATTCTGGCCATGGACAGCGGCCATCGCCGCCGTTTGCGCCAGATGGCTCCTGAGGCCTTACGTCCGCGCATCGGCATGTTTCTCGAATACGCCCCCGATCTGCGGCTAACCGACGTCCCGGATCCCTACTACGGCGGCGAAGCCGGATTCGAGCGCGTGCTGGATATGCTGGAGTCCGCTTCGGAAGGCTTTCTCGAGTACCTGCTCACCGCCTACCCCGACCGCCTGATCGCCCGCTGA
- the dusB gene encoding tRNA dihydrouridine synthase DusB has product MTPVDFSRNDAAAPLRIGPLTLASRVALAPMAGVTDAAFRTLARHWAPDSLIFTEMISANGIVYSRRIDDRILAKTEHDPPIAYQLAANNVDALLRAAEAIVVSKRPDVLDLNMGCPVKKITGNFEGCSLMRDPDRASALVAALVANFDTPVTVKFRLGWDAQSMNYLAFGQMCEAAGAQMVTLHARTRSQGYAPGCRWEAFGELKRGLRIPVIANGDITSADDARRVMRDYGVDGVMIGRAALGAPWRVGDIDRALRSGEAQITRTPQERLAACLDHARLHCAAHGEAVGAREMRKHLTWYVKGFPGASRLRERMTHVSSLADIERLVNDLPVDLALNAAS; this is encoded by the coding sequence ATGACCCCTGTTGATTTTTCGCGCAACGACGCCGCCGCCCCTCTGCGCATTGGCCCGCTGACGCTCGCCAGCCGCGTCGCGTTGGCCCCGATGGCTGGGGTGACCGACGCCGCCTTTCGCACGCTGGCGCGCCACTGGGCGCCGGATTCGCTGATTTTTACCGAAATGATCAGCGCCAACGGCATCGTGTACTCGCGGCGCATCGACGACCGGATTCTGGCAAAAACCGAGCATGACCCGCCGATCGCGTATCAACTGGCCGCCAACAACGTCGATGCGCTGCTGCGCGCAGCAGAAGCCATTGTCGTGAGCAAGCGCCCCGACGTGCTGGATTTAAACATGGGCTGCCCGGTCAAAAAAATCACGGGGAATTTTGAAGGCTGCTCACTGATGCGCGACCCGGATCGGGCCTCTGCGCTGGTAGCGGCGCTCGTAGCGAATTTCGATACGCCGGTGACGGTCAAGTTTCGCCTGGGCTGGGACGCCCAATCGATGAATTATCTGGCCTTTGGGCAGATGTGCGAGGCCGCTGGCGCGCAAATGGTCACGCTGCACGCGCGCACCCGCAGCCAGGGCTATGCGCCGGGCTGTCGCTGGGAGGCCTTCGGCGAGCTGAAGCGCGGCTTGCGGATTCCTGTCATCGCCAACGGCGACATTACCAGCGCCGACGACGCCCGCCGCGTGATGCGCGACTACGGCGTTGACGGCGTGATGATTGGCCGCGCCGCTCTGGGCGCGCCCTGGCGCGTTGGTGACATTGATCGCGCGCTGCGAAGCGGCGAAGCGCAAATCACCCGCACGCCGCAAGAGCGTCTGGCGGCATGTCTGGACCATGCGCGCCTGCATTGCGCCGCCCACGGCGAGGCGGTCGGCGCGCGCGAAATGCGAAAGCATCTGACGTGGTACGTCAAGGGATTTCCCGGCGCGAGCCGCCTGCGCGAGCGCATGACGCACGTGTCCTCGCTCGCCGACATCGAGCGTCTGGTCAACGATCTCCCTGTGGATCTGGCCCTGAACGCGGCTTCTTAA
- a CDS encoding VWA domain-containing protein: MAFMAVMALMTLTRLDPAGGASPAYAQSPPADAILTGEASAASENVMIILDASYSMTERLADGESKMMAAKRTLWSLLRQLPPNVNVGLRVYGTSQNSFTACRATQVLAPIAAGNRSAIANQIIPVQPVGVTPITYTLQRSLAEDFVGLSGRKRIILVSDGLENCSADPCQVAVAMARGGVDVKIDVVGFGLQGLEAGNQLRCIALSTFGKYYTANTAAELARSMGEALRINASVEGKVMTPTKTPPPPASVMTASPIAPAAPARARSRTKRPVRAPAPLMKEYDAGRPSR, from the coding sequence ATGGCTTTTATGGCCGTTATGGCGCTGATGACGCTGACGCGGCTCGACCCGGCGGGCGGAGCGTCGCCGGCATACGCGCAATCGCCGCCTGCGGACGCGATCCTGACAGGCGAGGCGAGCGCGGCAAGCGAAAACGTGATGATCATCCTCGACGCGTCGTACTCGATGACCGAGCGGCTGGCCGACGGCGAAAGCAAAATGATGGCGGCCAAACGCACCCTCTGGAGCCTGTTGCGCCAGCTTCCGCCCAACGTCAACGTGGGGCTGCGGGTGTATGGGACGTCTCAGAACTCGTTTACGGCCTGCCGCGCGACGCAGGTGCTGGCCCCCATTGCGGCGGGCAACCGCAGCGCCATCGCCAACCAGATTATTCCGGTGCAGCCGGTGGGGGTGACGCCGATTACCTACACCCTGCAACGCTCGCTGGCCGAGGACTTCGTGGGCCTGAGCGGGCGCAAGCGGATTATTCTGGTCAGCGACGGGCTGGAAAACTGTAGCGCGGACCCGTGTCAGGTGGCGGTTGCCATGGCGCGCGGCGGCGTGGACGTCAAGATTGACGTGGTCGGCTTTGGCCTTCAAGGGCTGGAAGCCGGGAATCAGTTGCGATGCATCGCGCTGTCGACCTTTGGCAAGTATTACACGGCCAATACCGCCGCCGAACTTGCGCGCAGCATGGGCGAAGCCCTGCGCATCAACGCCTCGGTGGAAGGCAAAGTGATGACCCCGACCAAGACGCCCCCGCCCCCGGCCAGCGTCATGACCGCAAGCCCGATCGCGCCTGCTGCGCCTGCGCGTGCGCGATCCAGAACCAAACGCCCCGTTCGCGCGCCCGCGCCCCTGATGAAAGAATATGACGCCGGACGTCCGTCGCGGTAG
- a CDS encoding putative N-acetylmannosamine-6-phosphate 2-epimerase, which yields MTSTPAAADGSQADRRACLERLRGGVIVSVQAQSHEPFYADAPFCALAQSVLDGGALGLRLAGARHIALMRAAHPDLTIIGLSKPDPIPADARDRVYITPGFADVAELARAGASIVALDATDRPRPEGETVSDIVARARQCFPALGLMADCACMADVRRANVLGFDLISTTLSGYTNATQARDNGAPDFDLLREAVAAAGAPVACEGRLWEPSQVAEAFALGACCVVIGSALTRPHLATRRFVNASPLGAV from the coding sequence ATGACCTCGACCCCGGCGGCGGCGGATGGCTCGCAGGCCGACAGACGCGCCTGTCTGGAGCGACTGCGCGGCGGCGTCATCGTCTCGGTGCAGGCGCAATCCCATGAACCGTTCTACGCCGATGCGCCGTTTTGCGCGCTGGCGCAATCGGTCCTCGACGGCGGGGCCTTGGGCCTGCGGCTGGCGGGCGCGCGCCATATCGCTCTGATGCGCGCGGCGCACCCGGATCTGACGATCATTGGCCTGAGCAAACCCGACCCGATTCCCGCCGACGCGCGCGATCGCGTGTATATTACGCCCGGCTTTGCCGATGTCGCCGAGTTGGCCAGGGCCGGGGCCTCGATCGTGGCGCTGGATGCCACGGATCGCCCGCGCCCAGAGGGCGAAACCGTTTCAGATATTGTCGCGCGCGCGCGCCAGTGTTTTCCCGCGCTGGGCTTAATGGCCGATTGCGCCTGTATGGCAGACGTGAGGCGCGCAAACGTCCTGGGCTTCGACCTGATTTCTACCACGCTCAGCGGCTATACGAACGCCACGCAGGCGCGCGACAACGGCGCGCCGGATTTCGATCTGTTGCGCGAGGCCGTGGCCGCCGCCGGCGCGCCGGTTGCCTGCGAAGGTCGCCTGTGGGAGCCGTCGCAGGTGGCTGAGGCTTTTGCGCTGGGGGCCTGCTGCGTGGTCATCGGCTCTGCGCTCACGCGCCCGCATCTGGCCACGCGCCGTTTCGTGAACGCGTCGCCCCTCGGCGCCGTATAA